In one window of Methanolobus mangrovi DNA:
- a CDS encoding PAS domain S-box protein has product MTLYISAGSIIFQSFEDLERQDVSDDMGKALDFFDHLKFTREIIVQNWATGFDTNEFIQNNNSGYIESNLANDNFKELNLNIIVFQDASGEIVYKKAYDQYTDEEIPFPQDLIDILSEDNPMMPSSDNNYAASGLVMLSEGPMIFASRLIKESPTNNTLKGTVIAGTFFDSGIVTYFSDVHKIPLNYHLLQGSELDPEIGHMMEFIGDGKESVYIQPASEYSIMGYYVLEDIYGTPALLLEVSTPRIIYQKARTTFAYFLYAIIFIGFLYGVVSTVFLENSILSRLSFLTRDVDAAKKDYSSSGKISVSGNDDISSLGSSINHLMERLDERENLLSSIIESSSEGVIVIDENYRITHFNSKFIRIWDIPEQILTEMDGLKLLDHLKDRMVDHEDMLERLRKNHMSAKRTFSIAEFRDNTFFEVSSFPLVQDEEVVGRILSFRDISERKMAEDFLQEKDHRYRLLFEHSNDAIFIIKDEIIQDLSNKACKLICESDDEIIGKSILDLVIEDKQHSIHELIKSALIDSFSKREVEVKKPDGTFMDVEITATVVDTENNLIQLIIRDITERKEIERLEQENKERMSLILDNINCGVIVVDAYSHEIVDINPTALDIVGFKKEDVLGRVCHNFLCPAEKGNCPITDLNKVIDRSEKVVMRSDGTQVPILKSVEIVELGVHKLFIESFFDISKIKETENELLDQKVHAETANRAKSEFLATMSHELRTPLNSVIGFSDLLLDGNFGDLNEKQSRFMSNISTSGKHLLNLINDILDISKIEAGKMELFYEIFDFADMISDIHLMMKPLAAKKDILLDFEVEPKNILINADRSKLKQVLYNIIGNAIKFSPENGKVQVDVSTKDNMLNVSIKDSGIGISRDDQVKLFQPFVQIDSAINRKYEGTGLGLALVKNLLELHGGSIGVESELGEGSTFFFSVPINHEIKDLSLGLVSISDASLNDTSLSSEDNFVILGPKGSTGFEPLILVVEDDVHSKELLGIMLNKAGYRVVLVEDGAKALEIAKKIHPFAITLDLNLPGMDGTEVLENLKNNNYTSSIPVLVLSSLGEKDVGMVVGIVVGIVDHLTKPIDSNRLLQILSDLEKKSEGE; this is encoded by the coding sequence TTGACACTATACATAAGTGCAGGTTCAATCATATTTCAGAGCTTTGAGGATCTTGAGCGCCAAGATGTCTCTGACGATATGGGCAAAGCGCTTGATTTCTTCGACCATTTAAAATTTACCCGGGAAATAATTGTTCAAAACTGGGCTACAGGGTTTGATACTAATGAATTTATCCAGAATAATAATTCGGGATACATAGAATCAAATCTGGCTAATGATAATTTTAAGGAATTAAATTTGAACATAATCGTTTTTCAGGATGCTTCCGGAGAAATTGTCTACAAAAAAGCATATGATCAATATACTGATGAAGAGATTCCTTTCCCGCAGGACCTGATTGATATTCTGTCGGAAGATAATCCGATGATGCCGTCATCTGATAACAATTATGCTGCTTCCGGTCTTGTAATGCTATCAGAAGGTCCCATGATCTTTGCATCACGTCTTATAAAAGAATCCCCTACAAACAACACTTTAAAAGGTACTGTCATAGCTGGCACATTCTTTGATTCTGGTATAGTTACTTATTTTTCGGATGTCCATAAAATACCTCTGAATTACCATCTGCTTCAGGGTTCAGAACTTGATCCGGAAATAGGACATATGATGGAATTCATCGGGGACGGTAAGGAATCGGTTTACATTCAGCCAGCCAGCGAATATAGTATAATGGGTTATTATGTTCTGGAGGATATCTATGGTACACCTGCATTATTGCTGGAGGTCTCAACACCTCGTATAATCTATCAGAAGGCCAGGACCACATTTGCCTATTTCCTTTATGCTATCATCTTTATAGGTTTTCTGTATGGTGTGGTAAGTACAGTATTCCTTGAAAATTCCATACTGTCCAGATTGTCTTTCCTCACAAGGGACGTAGATGCTGCAAAAAAAGATTATTCAAGTTCAGGTAAAATATCCGTATCAGGCAATGATGATATTTCTTCTTTGGGATCCAGTATTAATCACCTGATGGAAAGACTTGATGAGAGAGAAAACCTTTTGTCCTCTATCATCGAATCATCTTCAGAAGGTGTGATCGTAATTGATGAGAATTACAGGATCACACACTTTAATTCCAAATTTATAAGGATATGGGATATTCCTGAGCAAATTCTCACAGAAATGGATGGGCTTAAGCTACTTGATCACCTGAAAGATCGAATGGTAGACCATGAAGATATGCTTGAACGTCTGCGTAAAAATCATATGTCTGCAAAAAGGACATTCAGTATAGCGGAATTTAGGGATAACACATTTTTTGAAGTCTCATCTTTCCCTCTGGTTCAAGATGAGGAAGTCGTTGGTCGTATCCTGAGTTTCAGGGATATTTCCGAACGAAAAATGGCTGAAGATTTTCTTCAGGAAAAAGATCACAGGTACAGATTGCTTTTTGAACACTCCAATGATGCTATTTTCATTATAAAGGATGAGATCATTCAGGATTTGAGCAATAAAGCTTGTAAGTTGATATGTGAATCAGACGATGAAATTATTGGCAAATCCATACTTGACCTCGTAATTGAGGATAAACAACATTCAATACATGAATTGATAAAAAGTGCCTTGATTGATTCTTTTAGTAAACGTGAAGTAGAAGTGAAAAAACCCGATGGCACATTTATGGATGTGGAGATTACTGCCACAGTTGTCGATACAGAGAATAACCTGATTCAGCTAATAATTCGGGACATTACAGAACGAAAGGAAATAGAAAGACTGGAGCAGGAAAATAAAGAAAGGATGAGTCTCATTCTTGATAACATAAATTGTGGCGTCATTGTTGTAGATGCATACAGCCATGAAATTGTTGATATTAATCCTACTGCACTGGACATTGTTGGTTTCAAAAAGGAAGATGTTCTGGGAAGGGTATGTCATAATTTCCTCTGTCCGGCAGAAAAAGGCAACTGTCCTATAACTGATCTCAATAAGGTAATAGATAGGTCGGAAAAGGTAGTGATGAGATCAGATGGGACACAGGTTCCCATTCTGAAGTCTGTTGAAATCGTGGAACTTGGGGTGCACAAGCTATTCATTGAAAGTTTCTTTGATATAAGCAAAATCAAGGAAACAGAGAACGAACTTCTGGATCAAAAAGTACATGCTGAAACTGCGAACCGTGCCAAGAGCGAATTCCTTGCTACCATGAGCCATGAATTGCGTACTCCTTTGAATTCTGTTATAGGATTTTCAGACCTACTGCTGGATGGCAACTTTGGTGACCTGAATGAGAAACAAAGCCGTTTCATGTCAAATATATCCACCAGTGGAAAACATCTCTTGAATCTCATTAATGACATACTTGATATTTCCAAGATAGAAGCCGGAAAGATGGAACTGTTTTATGAGATATTTGATTTTGCAGACATGATCTCAGATATTCACTTAATGATGAAACCATTGGCAGCAAAAAAAGACATTTTGCTGGACTTTGAAGTGGAGCCTAAGAATATCTTGATAAATGCTGACAGAAGTAAATTGAAACAGGTACTTTACAATATCATTGGCAATGCAATAAAGTTCTCTCCTGAAAATGGTAAAGTTCAGGTTGATGTTTCAACAAAGGACAATATGCTTAATGTCAGCATAAAAGATAGTGGAATAGGCATATCCAGGGATGATCAGGTAAAACTTTTCCAGCCTTTTGTACAGATAGACTCAGCCATTAATAGAAAATATGAAGGCACCGGTCTGGGTCTTGCCCTTGTGAAGAATCTTCTTGAATTGCATGGTGGAAGTATCGGTGTGGAAAGTGAACTTGGAGAAGGTTCTACTTTCTTTTTCTCTGTGCCAATTAATCATGAGATCAAAGATCTAAGCCTTGGATTAGTTTCTATTAGTGATGCATCTTTGAACGATACCTCTTTGTCTTCTGAAGATAATTTTGTTATTTTGGGTCCAAAAGGTTCCACGGGTTTTGAGCCACTTATCCTTGTAGTAGAGGACGATGTCCACTCAAAGGAACTACTGGGTATAATGTTGAACAAGGCGGGGTACCGTGTGGTACTTGTTGAAGATGGTGCAAAAGCCCTTGAAATTGCAAAAAAGATTCATCCTTTTGCAATAACCCTTGATCTTAATTTGCCTGGAATGGATGGAACTGAGGTTCTGGAAAATCTTAAAAATAATAATTATACTTCTTCAATCCCTGTACTTGTATTATCCTCACTTGGTGAAAAAGATGTGGGGATGGTTGTAGGTATTGTTGTAGGTATTGTTGATCACTTAACAAAGCCTATCGATAGTAATCGTCTTCTTCAGATACTCTCTGATCTGGAGAAAAAGTCAGAGGGAGAATGA
- a CDS encoding nucleotidyl transferase family protein, whose product MHTNEDDTKIPDIISMIHDSQYRIVLAITGGGTESIGELLRYGRGSDTLIEAIVPYSKESLDNFIGKEPLRYASTDTARDMAMSAYRHALYLNSMAGKNNHEKLVGIGVTCKLARITNERKGRQHEIHFASQSYLKTTTSSIFLKENTNREEQEKAATEYIIENIAATCNPDEKLQYPMFKKEIVKELIKDEAKAELPLAELLLKTLESINSKKEIQPLKIDLGLNDNEPRIIFSGSFNPCHTKHIEMAKIAADKYKEPVNFEISLANVDKPPIDYISLKERINSLLKYREEKYMGNIFLTNSPLFAEKAILFPNSIFLIGTDTLNRLFNEKYYRDGEDKKSLLDHFHKYNIRFMVFRRNNADIDKDMEIPDICDLIPLDMYADDGTSSTIIRKNRK is encoded by the coding sequence ATGCACACAAATGAAGATGACACCAAGATTCCGGACATAATCAGCATGATACATGATTCGCAATACAGAATCGTATTGGCAATAACCGGCGGTGGCACAGAATCGATTGGTGAATTGTTGCGTTATGGCAGAGGTTCAGACACACTGATCGAAGCAATCGTCCCCTATAGCAAAGAGTCTCTTGATAATTTTATCGGAAAAGAACCATTAAGATATGCTTCAACAGATACTGCAAGGGACATGGCAATGTCAGCTTACAGACATGCATTGTACCTAAACTCAATGGCAGGGAAAAATAACCATGAGAAACTGGTAGGTATTGGTGTTACCTGCAAACTTGCAAGAATCACAAATGAGCGTAAAGGCAGGCAACATGAGATCCACTTTGCTTCACAATCATATCTTAAAACAACTACATCAAGTATTTTTTTAAAAGAAAATACCAACCGGGAAGAACAGGAAAAAGCTGCAACCGAATATATCATTGAAAATATAGCAGCTACATGCAATCCAGATGAAAAACTGCAATACCCCATGTTTAAAAAAGAAATAGTTAAGGAACTTATTAAAGATGAGGCGAAGGCAGAGTTACCCCTGGCAGAATTATTACTTAAAACCCTTGAAAGCATCAATTCAAAAAAGGAAATTCAACCTTTGAAGATAGATCTGGGACTGAATGATAACGAACCCAGAATCATATTCTCAGGCTCCTTTAACCCATGCCATACCAAACATATTGAGATGGCAAAAATCGCTGCTGATAAATACAAAGAGCCTGTTAACTTCGAAATTTCACTGGCAAATGTTGACAAGCCACCAATTGATTATATATCTCTTAAAGAAAGAATTAACTCACTATTAAAATACAGGGAAGAAAAATATATGGGAAATATTTTTCTCACTAATTCACCCTTATTTGCAGAGAAAGCAATCCTTTTCCCCAATTCCATATTCCTGATAGGCACAGATACCCTTAACAGGCTTTTCAATGAGAAATATTACAGGGACGGAGAAGATAAAAAAAGCCTTTTGGATCATTTTCACAAATATAACATTCGATTCATGGTATTTAGAAGAAATAATGCGGACATCGATAAGGATATGGAAATACCCGATATCTGTGATCTGATACCACTTGACATGTATGCTGATGACGGCACATCTTCAACAATCATAAGAAAAAACAGAAAATAA
- a CDS encoding NAD(P)H-dependent oxidoreductase, with the protein MNILYIFAHPEPKSFNSAMKEMAIRTLKDKGNNVRLSDLYVMDFKPVLDKNDFLQRKKTDSFNPFLEQMTASKEGTFSEDIMTEMEKIKWADVLIFQFPIFFTGMPAIMKGWIDRVFAAGFAFSPIKERVYENGLLKGKKAMMVISTGAEEDWYSSGGKHGDIHELLKYINHCTFEYVGMEVLDMHLTFAAGKMSSERGDEELARYMEKLNLLFPDS; encoded by the coding sequence ATGAATATATTATATATTTTTGCACATCCTGAACCGAAGTCTTTCAATTCAGCCATGAAAGAGATGGCCATTAGAACACTGAAGGACAAAGGCAACAATGTACGGCTTTCCGACCTGTACGTAATGGATTTCAAACCAGTACTTGATAAAAATGATTTTTTGCAACGCAAGAAAACGGACTCATTCAATCCATTTCTTGAACAAATGACAGCAAGCAAGGAAGGTACGTTCTCTGAAGATATAATGACAGAGATGGAAAAAATAAAATGGGCTGATGTCCTGATTTTCCAGTTCCCAATATTTTTCACCGGTATGCCAGCAATAATGAAAGGCTGGATAGACAGGGTTTTTGCAGCAGGTTTTGCATTCAGCCCGATAAAAGAAAGAGTATATGAGAACGGATTACTGAAAGGCAAGAAAGCAATGATGGTAATAAGTACCGGTGCAGAAGAAGACTGGTATTCCAGTGGAGGGAAACATGGAGATATCCATGAATTACTGAAATACATCAACCACTGCACATTCGAGTATGTAGGGATGGAAGTACTGGATATGCATTTAACATTTGCTGCGGGAAAAATGTCTTCAGAAAGGGGAGATGAAGAATTAGCCAGATACATGGAAAAATTAAACCTGCTTTTCCCGGATTCATAG
- a CDS encoding class I SAM-dependent methyltransferase: MSIISKYNRISYIFDIMEIPMEHMRFSKWRKDILSELSGSVLDVGIGTGKNIPYYPNECDVVGIDISDKMLSHAKKKASERNNVSLFQMDAERLGFKDDTFDYVVTTFVLCSIPNPVFALEEMKRVCKPDGIIINLEHMKSEKGIIAFIEDLFNPITAALTGVNINRETVGNVKKAGLNVINVKNMALWDVFRLIRSKP; the protein is encoded by the coding sequence ATGTCAATTATTTCTAAATACAACCGCATATCCTATATCTTTGACATTATGGAAATTCCTATGGAACATATGCGGTTCAGCAAATGGAGAAAAGACATTTTATCAGAATTATCAGGCAGTGTTCTGGATGTAGGCATAGGAACCGGAAAGAACATACCCTATTACCCGAATGAGTGCGATGTTGTTGGAATCGATATCAGTGATAAAATGCTTTCGCATGCAAAGAAAAAAGCCAGCGAAAGAAATAATGTATCCCTTTTCCAGATGGATGCTGAAAGACTTGGATTTAAGGATGATACTTTTGACTACGTAGTTACAACTTTTGTGTTGTGCTCTATCCCAAACCCTGTTTTCGCACTTGAAGAGATGAAACGGGTTTGCAAACCAGATGGTATTATCATCAACCTCGAGCACATGAAAAGTGAAAAAGGGATTATTGCTTTTATCGAGGATCTTTTCAATCCCATAACAGCAGCATTAACTGGAGTGAACATAAACCGTGAGACGGTCGGGAATGTTAAAAAAGCAGGCCTTAATGTTATCAATGTAAAAAATATGGCCCTATGGGATGTTTTCAGGCTGATCCGGTCTAAGCCTTGA
- a CDS encoding molybdopterin-dependent oxidoreductase, protein MLNRKQDRIAVITVIAFICIFFLLVLTSGCVEDLQEETNTSGEATVFEGNKLTPISEQRNNAIQGTQYIDQDTYELYVHGLVGNPVNLSYEQILAYPSVTRFVRLDCVEGWGFDGKWTGVSLNTIFNETSINSNATTVIFYSADGYSTALELDYLVENDIMLAYELNDVTLPADRGFPLQLVAEVKYGYKWAKWITSIEVTDEPYKGYWESVGYSNNADVDGPAFER, encoded by the coding sequence ATGCTCAATAGAAAGCAGGACAGGATTGCAGTTATTACAGTTATTGCATTCATTTGCATTTTTTTCTTATTGGTGCTTACATCTGGCTGTGTGGAAGACTTGCAGGAAGAAACCAATACTTCCGGAGAAGCAACTGTATTTGAGGGAAATAAACTCACACCTATCTCAGAGCAGCGTAATAACGCTATTCAGGGTACCCAGTACATCGATCAGGACACTTACGAACTTTATGTCCATGGGTTGGTTGGTAATCCTGTTAACCTGAGTTATGAACAGATTCTTGCCTACCCTTCGGTAACAAGGTTCGTGCGTCTGGATTGTGTGGAAGGCTGGGGTTTTGATGGGAAATGGACAGGTGTAAGCCTGAATACAATATTCAATGAAACAAGTATCAACAGTAACGCAACTACTGTCATATTCTATTCTGCCGATGGCTATTCCACAGCACTTGAGCTTGATTACCTTGTGGAGAACGACATCATGCTGGCCTATGAGCTCAATGATGTAACACTGCCTGCAGACAGGGGCTTTCCTCTTCAGCTTGTCGCAGAAGTAAAATATGGTTACAAATGGGCCAAGTGGATAACCTCAATAGAGGTCACTGATGAACCTTACAAAGGATATTGGGAAAGCGTGGGTTACAGCAATAATGCGGATGTTGACGGACCTGCTTTTGAGAGATAA
- a CDS encoding FTR1 family iron permease, which translates to MFTSFMITFREGLEAFLIVGIILAYLTQTKREQLKHHVFTGAGLGIIASIIAAVAFNILAIQFEGRNEEIFEGIVMLFAAVILTSMIIWMSRESKNVSSSIIQKVDSNKKYGILALVFISVFREGIETVLFLGAAAMNTDNTSVLYGGILGIAVSLVVAYAVFRYSSHTDIHKFFRVTSIFLILFAAGLTAHGVHELQEGGIIPIVVEHVWDINHILDEKGVAGSVMKSLFGYNGNPSLLEVISYAGYYIVAGIGLSIPRKTVQAASPA; encoded by the coding sequence ATGTTTACAAGCTTTATGATAACATTTCGTGAAGGTCTGGAAGCATTCCTGATCGTGGGAATTATACTTGCCTACCTCACCCAGACGAAGAGAGAACAACTCAAACATCACGTATTCACAGGTGCAGGACTTGGTATCATTGCCAGTATTATAGCAGCTGTAGCATTCAATATCCTTGCCATACAATTCGAAGGGCGTAATGAGGAAATATTTGAAGGCATTGTGATGCTTTTTGCTGCTGTCATCCTTACTTCAATGATTATCTGGATGTCAAGGGAAAGCAAGAATGTAAGTTCATCGATCATTCAAAAAGTAGACAGCAATAAGAAGTACGGGATTCTTGCCCTTGTATTCATCTCAGTATTCAGGGAAGGCATTGAAACTGTATTGTTCCTGGGGGCTGCAGCAATGAATACGGACAACACTTCTGTGCTTTACGGTGGAATACTTGGAATTGCGGTGTCACTGGTCGTTGCCTATGCAGTGTTCAGGTACTCTTCCCACACAGATATACACAAGTTCTTCAGGGTAACCAGTATATTCCTGATACTCTTTGCAGCCGGTCTGACTGCACATGGAGTACATGAACTTCAGGAAGGCGGTATCATCCCAATAGTTGTGGAGCATGTATGGGACATAAACCATATCCTTGATGAAAAAGGAGTTGCAGGTTCGGTGATGAAATCACTGTTCGGTTACAACGGCAATCCTTCACTACTTGAGGTGATCTCATATGCAGGGTATTACATTGTAGCGGGAATCGGTCTAAGTATTCCGCGCAAAACAGTTCAGGCAGCATCTCCTGCCTAA
- the ala gene encoding alanine dehydrogenase: MSRSGVSMDILWLEQSDVKTVLNMPLTLSAVENGFREHGLKKVQMPPKSYLYFNEHNGDLRTMPSFMEEQDIAGVKIVNVHPDNREKGLPTVMAVIVLNSTETGAPLAIMDGTHITDMRTGAAGGVAAKYLARPDSHIVGMVGTGGQARTQLLALSEVMDIEEVKVTCRNIAHCASFEKDMKPFINCDFTPKDGIKDVCDCDVLVTTTPVREPVVMSEWVHEGTHINAIGADAMGKQELDSVLLKRSKIIVDDIVQASHSGEINVPLSKGVISQSDICAELGEVVAGIKQGRQSDEDITIFDSTGLAVQDLVTANIVYTKAVGMGIGKKIKLF; the protein is encoded by the coding sequence ATGTCAAGGAGTGGTGTTTCAATGGATATTCTATGGCTTGAACAATCAGATGTAAAAACTGTTCTAAATATGCCTTTAACTCTATCCGCAGTAGAAAATGGTTTTAGGGAACATGGCCTGAAGAAAGTGCAGATGCCTCCCAAATCGTATCTCTATTTCAATGAGCATAATGGTGATTTGCGTACAATGCCATCATTTATGGAAGAACAGGATATTGCGGGAGTTAAGATAGTTAATGTTCATCCTGATAACAGGGAAAAGGGGCTTCCAACCGTCATGGCTGTTATTGTTCTTAACTCCACGGAAACCGGTGCTCCACTTGCTATAATGGATGGTACTCACATCACTGATATGAGGACCGGGGCTGCCGGGGGAGTTGCTGCAAAATATCTCGCACGCCCGGATTCTCACATCGTAGGTATGGTTGGTACCGGGGGTCAGGCCCGTACCCAGTTACTTGCATTGTCCGAGGTAATGGATATTGAAGAAGTGAAAGTCACCTGCAGAAATATTGCTCATTGTGCTTCATTCGAAAAAGATATGAAGCCGTTTATTAACTGTGATTTCACACCGAAAGATGGCATAAAGGACGTATGTGATTGTGATGTTCTGGTGACGACAACTCCTGTAAGGGAGCCTGTTGTCATGTCAGAGTGGGTTCATGAAGGTACTCATATCAATGCCATAGGTGCCGATGCTATGGGTAAACAGGAATTGGATTCCGTTTTGCTCAAAAGATCAAAGATAATCGTTGATGATATTGTACAGGCATCACATTCGGGAGAGATCAATGTCCCTCTGTCAAAAGGAGTAATATCGCAATCCGATATTTGCGCTGAACTTGGTGAGGTCGTTGCCGGAATAAAACAGGGAAGGCAGTCAGATGAGGATATAACTATATTTGATTCCACAGGGCTTGCTGTTCAGGATCTTGTAACTGCTAACATAGTCTATACAAAGGCTGTTGGGATGGGCATCGGGAAAAAGATAAAGTTATTCTGA
- a CDS encoding PepSY domain-containing protein: MKKTTSILLAGMLIAAIAGIGIVSAAVDETDDSTFFGQMYGWAGHGMRYATGYGYANCPVYGAYASDAATVELEVETVDEAIDIAEDTTGQTISESNVYQMGRWWVFTYTDDDDTVKQGRIDAYTGEVIDDFYAGSTYQSQGQYYQGGRGMRGSGYGGYGGCGGAYRY, translated from the coding sequence ATGAAGAAAACAACGTCAATACTCCTTGCTGGTATGCTCATTGCAGCCATTGCGGGGATAGGTATAGTAAGTGCAGCAGTCGATGAAACCGATGATTCTACATTCTTCGGTCAGATGTACGGCTGGGCAGGACATGGTATGAGATATGCCACTGGATATGGATATGCTAACTGCCCTGTTTACGGAGCATATGCATCTGATGCAGCAACAGTTGAGCTTGAGGTAGAAACCGTCGATGAGGCAATAGATATCGCAGAAGACACAACCGGACAGACAATCTCTGAATCAAATGTCTATCAGATGGGCAGATGGTGGGTCTTCACATACACAGACGATGATGACACTGTCAAGCAGGGACGCATTGATGCATACACCGGTGAAGTAATAGATGACTTCTATGCAGGTTCCACATACCAGAGCCAGGGTCAGTATTATCAGGGCGGACGTGGCATGCGCGGAAGCGGCTATGGCGGATATGGTGGATGTGGCGGAGCTTATAGGTATTGA
- a CDS encoding response regulator, with protein MSHILVIEDNPVNMELTVDLLESYGYQVTPAEDGFIALEKIKDNHFDLILLDIQLPKMDGLEVLSRLKDNGSTKDVPVIALTAHSMRGDDERFIAAGCIDYISKPIDIHSFKEKVKYHLEASK; from the coding sequence ATGTCACATATACTTGTAATAGAAGATAATCCTGTTAATATGGAACTTACTGTAGACCTTCTGGAGTCATATGGTTATCAGGTCACTCCTGCAGAGGATGGTTTCATAGCTCTGGAAAAAATAAAGGATAACCATTTCGACCTCATCCTTCTGGATATACAATTGCCTAAAATGGATGGGTTGGAAGTGCTCTCACGCTTAAAGGATAATGGAAGTACAAAAGATGTTCCTGTAATAGCCTTAACTGCACATTCTATGCGCGGGGATGATGAAAGGTTCATTGCAGCTGGATGTATTGATTATATCTCTAAGCCAATTGATATTCATAGTTTCAAAGAAAAAGTAAAATATCATCTTGAAGCTTCGAAATGA
- a CDS encoding ArsR/SmtB family transcription factor: MTKTLQQIISIGEAISHPVRLKLLYLLSERERYIYDLAKDLNLSRQVVQLHLKRLENAGFVESDLRLEDNDNRAKKFFRLKEFDVELGIDDLNVIFEGIKA, encoded by the coding sequence ATGACAAAGACACTTCAACAGATAATAAGTATCGGAGAAGCTATTTCCCATCCGGTTAGATTAAAACTCCTGTATCTGCTTTCAGAAAGAGAGAGATACATATATGATCTGGCCAAGGATCTTAATCTTTCCCGTCAGGTTGTCCAGTTGCACCTTAAAAGGCTGGAGAATGCGGGATTTGTCGAAAGTGACCTGAGGCTTGAAGATAATGATAACCGGGCAAAAAAATTCTTCAGGCTGAAAGAGTTCGATGTAGAGCTGGGAATTGATGACCTGAATGTAATATTTGAAGGAATCAAGGCTTAG
- a CDS encoding metal-dependent hydrolase codes for MVNTLSHLGIGLLIASVAGLNSRQIKIVAFMAILPDLDFILNALLLAIDQDLSHRAYNSLYYFFGHREFMHSILFASLVTLYIWFKEKNGILTLASGAAIFSHIYLDYVTSWKMRPFFPFVTDSSTIGAIDFFDPVVTIISFIPIVYILAEHAKKNGYLKDGNNWLSGLSKGKHEIFYRNLLIVFTIWCLLNPVAKALLIDHIEETEGHNIGYQGSYPISPGKFLSAYSYNDSYYRIFTSSYWSGIENAAFVRKYPNNEGEFIEYLSKAEILYGNSLPGEIDYPVYDVSTYGNNVTVTLSDARNPLAQYWAYFKTDYVFVFDEDTGNYQVYIKRNGQYGKPVPMNLFE; via the coding sequence ATGGTAAATACCCTGTCCCATCTGGGAATCGGGCTTTTGATAGCATCAGTTGCAGGACTGAACAGCAGGCAGATCAAGATAGTTGCCTTCATGGCAATTCTTCCAGACCTTGATTTCATATTGAATGCACTGTTGCTTGCAATTGACCAGGATCTGAGTCATCGGGCTTACAACAGTCTGTATTACTTCTTTGGTCACCGTGAGTTCATGCATTCAATTCTTTTTGCATCTCTTGTAACACTATATATCTGGTTCAAAGAAAAGAACGGGATTTTGACACTTGCTTCCGGTGCAGCTATATTCAGCCATATATATCTGGATTATGTTACCAGCTGGAAGATGCGACCTTTCTTCCCGTTCGTGACGGATTCCTCAACAATAGGGGCCATTGATTTCTTTGATCCGGTTGTTACGATTATTTCTTTTATACCCATTGTTTACATTTTAGCAGAACATGCAAAAAAGAACGGATATCTCAAAGATGGGAATAACTGGTTATCAGGGCTTTCAAAAGGAAAGCATGAAATATTTTACAGGAACCTCCTTATAGTATTCACTATCTGGTGCCTGTTGAATCCTGTTGCAAAAGCTTTGCTCATAGACCATATTGAGGAAACAGAAGGTCATAACATAGGTTATCAGGGTTCTTATCCAATATCTCCGGGTAAATTCCTTTCTGCCTATTCCTACAATGACTCATATTACAGAATATTCACATCAAGCTACTGGTCAGGAATAGAAAATGCTGCATTTGTCCGGAAGTATCCTAACAATGAGGGTGAATTCATAGAATACCTCTCAAAAGCTGAAATATTATACGGGAACAGTCTTCCTGGGGAGATCGATTATCCTGTATATGACGTTTCCACTTATGGAAATAATGTAACAGTAACTCTTAGTGATGCAAGGAATCCCCTTGCACAATACTGGGCTTATTTTAAAACAGATTACGTATTTGTTTTCGATGAGGATACTGGAAATTACCAGGTCTACATTAAAAGAAATGGTCAGTATGGTAAACCGGTACCTATGAACTTGTTCGAGTAA